The Melitaea cinxia chromosome 30, ilMelCinx1.1, whole genome shotgun sequence sequence ATATATGGAATTTTTGGATAATTTCTatggaaattaaataataatttttgataacaaatttttatttatatgaatgatataataatataaattaatgtgaCAATTATGAgtatttttgtatgtacaaAGGTATTGTCTAATAAAAcctcttttaaataaaatgagcCCTTGTTCAGTGACGGAGcattttaagatattatttatttatttatttactttatacttTATCATACACCACAAAATATACTACacacaaagcataaagatattaaagatcaacacatttttatcataaagATAAATGATTGATGAATTGTTCTTTGatagattttatgttttatttatacatctGGATTAATGGCTTCCAATGGTGCAAAAATAGCTCGGATATTTTGCCACAATAATGTAGAAAATTTTATGCTTtcaatatgtattaataatgaCACTTTacatttaatacttattattatttaagcgtTAACTTCATAGACtgattaattattactttttaataccgTGAGTATTGCGCATGTgtggatatatgtataatatatggattgtatatattatttaattatatattatattatattcttaagccgcacaagcccttaaattcaacaagctcctttctggtgggttgtctggaagagattactatctagtgataagaccgcccgttgcatgcgacgtaattattatttttttttccctttaagctttatacttatgtaattgttatatgttactgtgtgcaataaagttgtttattattattattattattattttgagataaattattaatcgtAATATGCATATAAATAGCTAAAAGGAAACATAatattcaaaaagtactcacaTCAATATTCCTCAACTGCAAATCCTCCAAACTCCGACTCAGAATACCGAGCTTAATTTCCTGTGAGTTCAGTATTCCATACTGATTATCACGATTACAAACTTCAATATATGGAACGTCATATATATGTTCCTTTTCAACGTAAAACTCAGACTTCATGTCCTTACATTCACAATTTATATGTGACTTAAACCCGTCAGacatattgtttgttttacacTTAAGGCACTTATTGCTTAGAAATGTACTTATTTTGGTTGTATCTAAATTTTCATTACTGGATATAGAGTCACGGTTATGCGTACTTAACCTTGTATATGGCAAGCTTAAAGTCGAATTGTTCGTTATTATGGCACAGTTAAGGGAATTGAAACATTTGGAAAACGGATCTCTCTGGTTCGGTGTGAGTGTACGATTGGTGATATCGAGCAGCTCGGTACATAAATAATGCATTTCTTTAGGTTTCTTAACTGGTTGCTCGGATTCGGCTATGTCGtatatattattgctttttGGACTTTGAGCTTCTCGTTTTTGTAGCACCTGCTCGAGTTTCTCGAGCATTTTCTTTGCGTCCTTTTTATTTTCTGGAGATTCAGATATTGATGGCACGGCAAACGTACGTGGAGGCTTTTTAGGCGGCGGTCCGGGGGGTAAGGGTTGTTTTAGAGCCTTTTTTAGTGTGTCTGTTAAAACTAAATGTGGATTCTTACGTTCCAGTTtcatagtttcactggaagcaCACAAATCATTCATTGATTCTAAATTTGGTTTCGACTCTATAATAGGTTTTGATTCCATACCAGGTTTGGATTCTATAATAGGTTGTTTCTCTATGACGGCTTTAGATTCTAAGGTAACTTTTGATTCTAAAACGGGTTTGGTTTCTAAAACAGGTTTTGATTCTAAATTAGTTTTAGATTCCTTTAATATAGTTTCTGATCTCTCATACTGGGAGACaagtttcttaattttactaGTTTTATCTTCTTCAACAATTTCTGTCTCCGAACTAACACCGCTATCTGTCATCGAATCCTGTCTGTTCTCCGATTTGTGTTTACTTTTCACAACCTTCGCGTACTGATCGAGTATATGCTTAGGAACTTGAGAATCGGGAATTGAATCAGGAATTATTTCGTTTACCTCACCAACGATAACTGAATCATTTGAGCTAGTATTCATTGGACAAAAGTTCtcttttttcatttgtatttcTAAAACGTTACCCAACTGCTTCAAGCGTTCCTTACTCAACTTCTTATCCCCCATTTTGAAAGTGAAGTCACTGGTCTCCGATCTTCCACTACAGCTTCCGTGGCGTTTTGGACTCTGATTGATGATCTGACTTCTATCACATCTAAAAGCATGGCTTCTATGAAGCTTCTTACAAGGATCGCTTGTTTGTCTTACTAACGTGGGTTTAGTTTCGCTCAGACTACGTTTCACTTCATTTTTACTGTACAAATAACTGGAATTAGGCTTCGGCGTCCAATCATCACAGTCTGAATCATGTGTAGCATTTTCCTGCaaagatttattatatacaatttcaCCAATAACTTTATCCTTGCTCGCGTTTGTCTCTTGTTTGTTCAGGTGTGTCGATTTTTTCTTAACGAGCAACTCGTTATCAGTTTTCAAACTCTCgaatttacttttaatagttTGCACTCTGTTTTTAGGCTGTGCTaacattatttcaaatttttaaaatacattttcgtAAACGAAAACACTTCcggaagttttatttatatacactataaacaaaaaaaatccttaaatcACTTCACTGAATTGTAGATGAAACACAaacgaaaattataattagaataaaatatttaataaaacccGTCTTATGTTATCAACTTttgattaacatttttttttttaattttatcatacggTTTAAAGAAACGAATATACCCAGCTTAAAGATGTTAcagtttttgattatttaattaatttcattcacTATCAAAGAATTATAATGTTTTGAGAAACAAAAAACGGTTTTGAACGTATGTGTAACTCACAATCCACAACACTTGTCAGAAAGTTTACATAAACAGTTGTTCTAGTTCGTACAATATCGTAACTTACGAGGGCATGGCACTCTGATATTGCCAGATTAAAAGATAACGTTAGCAATAAAACCAACTAAGCAGGTAATTTTGTACAAGATTAATTTAGTTTAGTCATTTATTTAGCTTTAAAACATgttgtataaacaaaatatattaatgaaattagtCAAATGGTATGGTAattgttttgatattatttgagatcattaaaacaaaaaaatacaattggaTTGAAAGTGAATATCTTAGCAtgaattttgacaaaaaaaaaaaatacaatttagtaACTTTTCAAAGtaacaattatatttgtattttaaatttgggGAGAATGTGGTTTTGGCAGATAAGCACTAAGTGCGTAATaaggaaattttaaaagattgtttaaagttaaaatatcaCAACTTATAGTTATTTTGTACAAAACCTACCCCctgatgataaaatataatttaatattgctGTAAGgatgtaatatattatgtaaatcgTATAAAACTACACTCAAATTTCAAAATTCCAGTATAGCGCCATCTACTGTTatatatgaaaaacaaaaaaaaaattataattggaAATGAATTTGAAATAGATATCGGCAAATAACATACACAAGTTAATTAAGTATACATTTAACAATAACACACGAAACGAAACGAAAGAGTACACTTGAAGACTTCCGACTGAGAATGAATGGTTTGTAAATATAGGGATTTTCGAATGTccattttcttaaataaatttaggtaTAACTGCTCCTTTAAGTAAAGTCTTTAAAAcgtataataatgtttataaagaGGCAGATATTGATTTGTCTAGTTAGAATATAACagcaaacaatatatatatatatatatatatatatatatatatatatatatatatatatatatatatatatatatatatatatatatatattataatagttgaaataaataagtaatataccTAGTCTGTTtcggttaatttttatttaatgctaatttaaattttattattctatcattattatatttttatttccgtatatagaataattagaatacttttttgttttttttttttctcctatTTGACGTagtgtttttttcttctttttcttctttgtaATTTCCAAAGATAAGTTGAGTTAGCTTATAATTGCAATgtaccaaaaaaatattatttatacagtcaatttttaagaaaacaaaTGATAAATTATGCATGTATTGGCTTGGAAATAAGAGAGCAATATTTTTAAGACATCCTTGTAGCGCCACCTAGCCTAACTCTTCTATACTACAATCTAAATGCCTTTTAGATAAACGCCGATACtgatagatgtcgctactaTATAGGAGTGTTTTAaacatctaaaataaatttattatagaatttaaatattacaaaacatattatgttaaataaagacaaaaggggttaaatgttaaaaatcacgcgttattataacattttaattacgtTATAAAAACGTTACCGACCAACATATGATCGCAGCCATATGCCTGCCATTTTACTATCAGTAATGCATTTGACGTCTTATAAGTGACACGTACttcataaatcaaaaaaaaaataaaagatgggAAAATGTGTTGTAAAAGAATGCAGTTCTCGATCTCAAAGTCATAACAAAGCAAGTGGTGTCACATTTCACATgtaagataattatatatatacatatatttctttaaaatatgaaatttttatcgAGCATTCATTTTGTGTCGAGTGCTGCCAGCTTAGGAGTGTTTAAATTTCCCACTTTTAAGGAcatttgtagtaaaaatatcaaataaattatttattatttatcgtgtatatatatatatatatatatatatatacttcagATCCGGGAGCCAGGTGCAAATTTGGTCAATTATTTcctcccagtcaaaagttcgTAAAATGCATTAGAGATGCATATGCGGTGTCGTATAGACTATCATCTCATTTGCAGAAGGTTACAATCTTCATAACTTGTGTGACTTATAAGCGGTCACGCGGttcgtattaaatataaataatatcaagctgaatagtttgtttgttgGTAAGCTCAGGAAATGGCTAttggttcaaattgaaataatatttttatattggatACCGATTTTACTGAGAAAGACTTAATTACTTACTTACTCACTTACTTACTGATTACTTACTGGGACTTATTGGTtaaatgggttgtctggaagaaatggctaattagccataagtccgcccattgtacttcactgtttgtaactatctttatgctttgtttgcaATATATTTGTggcgtacaataaagtataaaataaataaataaataagtaacttgtatatatatatagcttcaAGTTAAGCTTGTCTTTACAGTCTTTGTCTTGTCTTTTTGTccgggtttccttatcatggtaccaaactagagataccccctttccaacaaaaaaagaattatcaaaatcggtacatccagtagaaagttatgtggtgtaatacaacgtaaacgAGAAAGATATAGCCTTTAAGGCTATATAAAATGTTAGTACATTTTTTCCTCGTGGGTGAAACTGCGAAAAGCAgctaatgaaatatattttattttacagaatcCCAAAAGACCCAGACCGTCAAGAGAAGTGGATAAAAAACATTCGCTTACTAAGAAAGGAAACGGACTGGTTACCGACGAAATCGACAATTATTTGCTCACATCATTTCAAGGAAGACGACAAAATATTTCCTACGAGTGATAAGGGCCGTGTTTATCTCACAGATGATGCTGTTCCCGTGTATGTGAGTATAGATAATCCGCTCTGATTCACACATGTTTTAGCTTAGTACAACAATTTCTGTTTCGTATTCTttctgtatttaaaagccagtgCTTTTCATATAGTGTTATTGAAAAGCCTGTGGTGTATACTTGTAATTGATTGGCAATTATCgcaaatatattaagtatcatgtttatatatatatttatatatattatatttatatatatttgatatatatatatatatatatatatatatatatatatatatatgtatgtgtgtatgtgtatgtatgtatatatatatatatgtgtgtgtgtgtgtgtgtgtgtgtaatgtgtatatgtatgtatattcacgtattatatgtatatattatgtatgtacacctccatgccgtctaattctttagtcatgtccttttcatgctagaggttgtctggaagagatcgctcttttagcgataagaccgccttttgtacatgtctatattttcttttacggtgtaaaatttttctctgatagtgtacaataaagagtatttgtatttgtatttgtatttgtatcatACCGTAGATGTAGGTAAAATTGTAACAATCGTTGgtttaccaaataaataaatttgaatgagaTTTGACGAGCACTTTTTGAATTATGCCTAATTATGCATGTTTAATTACAATGGCTATGTTGATGACTTTCTAATTAAACTATGTTATAACTAGCATTCCTAtgtttaataagtaataatgatatatgtataatatgtattttcagGAAGACTACAACTATGAGAGGTACTCTCCAATTGACACAAATAAAGCGAATTTATGTGAAAATATAGAAACAGATGACGAAATAGAAGAATTGACCGAATCTCTCAAACTACAGAACATGAGGACGAAAATAGAACGATTACAAACAGTATCTAGAAGGAGGCTTAAGAAGATAAAGTGCTTAGAACAAAGAATTAGGAGGTTGACagcaagaaataaatatttaaaggatGTTATCATGgaaatgagaaaaaatatatataatgttaaaatgAAACCAAAGAAAAGACGGTGTATAAGAAATAGTAAAAGTTCTTCAACAGAAGTAAAAAGAGAATACAAAGAAGAAGAGTGTGAGTAAGTGTAATTCCTAATAGGATAAAGTGCTACGAACAAAGAATTAGgagttttaataaaagtaactttTTCTTATATAGCTTTCTagtggtgaaagaattttcaaaatcagaTCAGTAGTTTTCTAAATTAGCACTTAAAATCTGAAAGTCTTACCTGGTTATAAATTAGCGTACACCGTTTTTTATCCGTATTAGTTAAGTACGTACCTCACCAAATGTTTGTCTGAAGAAGAAAATCAATAACAAGTGACTAGCACGtacaaaagaagaaaaaaattaccaatttcaTCGGTTGCCCACTTTgctgaattaataataattgtatacgAACAATTttagtacatataaaataatacaaaacacctcgatattatttttttattataacaaggTACACACTGAATACAAAATTTCgaccttaaaaattatttatttacaaaattacattatttatttataatataataatttcctcAATACCCTCTTTATTACGTACATATTGGAATGTCTTACAAATGGAGGTGAAACCAGGAAAACGAAGGTATGACGAAATAGTTCCTTTTCTATCCAATCGTGGCGCTGGCATCAATGATTACAATTTACGAGTAAGAAATAAACGTTCGGTTTCAACGATTGTGTATAAAGTTTATACATAAGTTAAGAATAAACTTTAAAAGAAGAAGGTAGAtgcaataatttattgtaacatATACATAGATTGCGTTTGACAATTTAGTGATGACTATTTTAAGCCCTTGAAATAAGTCTAGACTCGTTTTCCCAGTCTTTAACCTCCATCTTCTCATGTAAACCATTTACATACCTACAATATTAATCTGAAGTCTTTATTCTTAAAGCTTAATGTGAGCTttcctataatattataaagtttgtgGGAACATGATAAAATTAAggagaaatatatataaatagaagaaaaacaaTAACTCTTAGAAGTAAAAAATACCCACAAACTAtataatacttacaaaattgAGACATTCACAAATACACCTCTATaggaaaaatactaaaattgaGCAAATTTAAGGAAGAACCTAATCGCCTGAATTTTATCgttttttaaacaattcaataatatttaaaataattgacagtaaaaaaaagtttttatatataaaattacaagaaCTTTAATGAGGTATTTTAAAAAGAGATTATAtaccttgaaataaaatttaaatgttgtaTTGGTCTCTTTACAATctgtatttctatttattttctataataaataaatgtaaatggtaactttattttgtaacattacgtattaaatatataaagaataataaggaaaataataaaaaggaagTCAAAATTATTGCCATAACAAAttgtacaattaaaaaaatcaccatATATTAAGTACACAGAAATACGTCATAAGATATCTATTAAAACCATTAACCCTGGAtgccataatgttttattttccatttaaCAAACCCTCACCAGGCTTATTTGGTAAAAaactatgaaaattatttaaaatttttcacaCTATCAACATTGGAAAAAGAAACATCCATCTATCTGTCGCTTTCATTTGACAGATATTTggatgctaatatatttttttaaatatatatataaaaaaattatattcagaaAATTGTAAATAGGTTTAATAATCAACAGTTACACTGTTTGAGAATCagttaaatatactaaaatatatataaaaatatttctaatgatttttattaataaggcACACTTCAAGGCAAATTTCAAATATGGTTTCAATTTTGACGCACCATTAAATTATTGCTGTTGTAtcgttataattataaaaatgttgaaataattattttttctgagTAAAGATAAATGTTAAGAAAATCAGTATAAACATTAAGTAGTAACTGAATTAGAAACTTTACCTAAATCGACTAGTATCGGTCAATTTTCGTatgagtaaataattttaaaaaatctattcatatttatatatattttttaatgatattatcgatacttatacatatttGTACAACACTATTGTTCtcaattgtatatatatgtttattattaaactatggAGTAATTGTAAAAAGTATCATTTATGCTCTATGACTACAAATATTTATGGTTAGaacaattttcatttattaaaccaccaaaaaaaattgaaacataattattgttcaaaAGTTTGATTACTTTATTTATGTTAGTAAATATGTGCTGTgtcatatacaaacttttttctcttattaaacttaaaaccttaaactttttctttcttaatcttgttaaattttatcttatacAATAAAATCATGTAGTATTTATGATATacttatattcaaattaatatttggtAAATTCTAATCATTTTCCAATTGAGCAAAATTACATGAATATAGATGTAAAAGTTCGcatttcgaaaatattaatattacaatgtttCCAAATCCATAATGatctcataataaaattaaaaagggaGATTCaaagatttataatttatatttag is a genomic window containing:
- the LOC123668319 gene encoding THAP domain-containing protein 5-like; this translates as MGKCVVKECSSRSQSHNKASGVTFHIIPKDPDRQEKWIKNIRLLRKETDWLPTKSTIICSHHFKEDDKIFPTSDKGRVYLTDDAVPVYEDYNYERYSPIDTNKANLCENIETDDEIEELTESLKLQNMRTKIERLQTVSRRRLKKIKCLEQRIRRLTARNKYLKDVIMEMRKNIYNVKMKPKKRRCIRNSKSSSTEVKREYKEEECE